A genomic region of Leptotrichia hofstadii contains the following coding sequences:
- the rpsL gene encoding 30S ribosomal protein S12, whose protein sequence is MPTINQLVRFGRSTTEKKKKSPALKGNPQKRGVCVRVYTTTPKKPNSALRKVARVKLVNGIEVTAYIPGIGHNLQEHSIVLLRGGRTKDLPGVRYKIIRGALDTAGVVNRKQGRSRYGAKKG, encoded by the coding sequence ATGCCTACTATTAATCAATTAGTAAGATTTGGTAGAAGTACAACTGAGAAAAAGAAAAAATCACCTGCATTGAAAGGTAATCCACAAAAAAGAGGGGTTTGTGTAAGAGTATATACAACTACACCTAAAAAACCTAACTCAGCCTTAAGAAAGGTAGCGAGGGTTAAATTAGTAAATGGAATCGAAGTTACTGCTTATATTCCAGGAATCGGACACAACTTGCAAGAACATAGTATCGTTCTTTTAAGAGGAGGAAGAACAAAAGATTTGCCGGGGGTTAGATATAAAATAATCAGAGGAGCATTGGATACAGCAGGAGTTGTAAACAGAAAACAAGGTAGATCAAGATACGGAGCGAAAAAAGGGTAA
- the rplC gene encoding 50S ribosomal protein L3, producing MILGKKIGMTQIFEDEKLIPVTVIEAGTNFITQIKTEEKEGYNAITLAYGDKKEKNTTKPELGIFKKAGVTPKRFLKEFKVTNPADFALGQEIKVDVLEGIEFVDISGTSKGKGTAGVMKRHNFGGNRASHGVSRNHRLGGSNAGGAASNSNVPKGKKMAGRLGAEKVTVQNLQVIKYDVENSLLLVKGAVPGPKNGYLVIKKSVKKY from the coding sequence ATGATATTAGGTAAAAAAATCGGAATGACTCAAATTTTCGAAGATGAAAAATTAATTCCAGTAACAGTAATTGAAGCAGGAACTAACTTCATTACACAAATAAAAACTGAAGAAAAAGAAGGATACAACGCTATCACGTTGGCATACGGAGATAAAAAAGAAAAAAATACAACAAAACCTGAATTAGGAATATTTAAAAAAGCAGGAGTTACTCCAAAAAGATTTCTTAAAGAATTTAAAGTAACTAACCCAGCTGACTTTGCATTAGGACAAGAAATTAAAGTAGATGTATTAGAAGGTATCGAATTTGTTGATATTTCTGGAACTTCAAAAGGTAAAGGAACTGCAGGAGTTATGAAAAGACATAACTTTGGTGGAAACAGAGCTTCACATGGGGTTTCAAGAAACCATAGACTTGGGGGTTCTAACGCAGGAGGAGCCGCATCAAACAGTAATGTGCCAAAAGGTAAAAAAATGGCTGGAAGACTTGGAGCTGAAAAAGTAACAGTCCAAAACTTGCAAGTTATTAAATACGATGTAGAAAACAGTCTTTTATTAGTAAAAGGTGCTGTTCCAGGACCAAAAAACGGTTACTTAGTTATCAAAAAATCAGTAAAGAAATATTAA
- a CDS encoding carbon starvation CstA family protein has protein sequence MISFILAIVALILGYAFYSKFVEKVFGIEPDRMPPSIEYYDGVDYVEVSTPKAFLIQFLNIAGTGPIFGAIAGALWGPAAFLWIVFGCIFGGAVHDFLIGMLSLRDKGSSIGELVGQNLGVVMQQIMRVFSIVLLLLVGVVFIKSPADILHNLIPGVSAMTFTIIIIAYYILATILPLDKIIAKIYPIFGFALLFMAIGIGGMLIYGQFTGAFAIPEITEIFKGNPHPKGVSMFPYLFISIACGAVSGFHATQSPMVARCIKNETEGRKVFYGAMIAEGVVALVWAAAAMTVFGGIKELAAAGTPAVVVNKASVQLLGVFGAFLAVLGVVACPITSGDTAFRGSRLIIADIFKIKQAPIKNRFLIAIPLFIVGIYLTTIDFNIIWRYFAWANQTLAAVSLWTATVWLVKKEKPFLFALIPSMFMTMVVTTYIIIAPEGFVRFFKNVPVHTIEFYGILIASIVTIICTALLFNYKHHLHGKSHHAGHLNVAK, from the coding sequence ATGATTTCTTTCATTTTAGCGATTGTCGCACTTATTTTAGGTTATGCATTTTACAGTAAATTTGTAGAAAAAGTTTTCGGAATAGAACCTGACAGAATGCCACCTTCAATCGAATATTACGATGGTGTGGACTATGTGGAAGTTAGCACTCCAAAAGCGTTTTTGATTCAATTTCTGAATATTGCCGGAACAGGTCCTATATTTGGAGCTATTGCAGGGGCTTTATGGGGTCCAGCCGCATTTTTGTGGATTGTCTTTGGATGCATATTTGGAGGGGCTGTCCATGATTTCTTGATTGGTATGCTTTCACTTAGGGATAAGGGGAGCAGTATTGGTGAACTTGTGGGACAAAATTTAGGTGTTGTGATGCAGCAGATTATGAGAGTTTTCTCAATTGTTTTACTTCTTTTAGTTGGAGTAGTGTTTATAAAATCACCTGCTGATATTCTTCACAATTTGATTCCAGGTGTGAGTGCCATGACTTTTACAATCATTATCATCGCTTACTACATTTTGGCTACAATCCTTCCACTTGATAAAATTATTGCCAAAATTTATCCAATATTTGGTTTTGCGTTGCTCTTTATGGCGATTGGTATTGGAGGAATGTTAATTTATGGACAATTTACAGGAGCTTTTGCAATTCCTGAAATTACTGAAATTTTTAAAGGAAATCCACATCCTAAAGGAGTATCAATGTTCCCTTACTTATTTATTTCAATTGCCTGCGGCGCAGTAAGCGGTTTCCATGCTACTCAGTCTCCAATGGTTGCACGTTGTATAAAAAACGAAACTGAAGGAAGAAAAGTATTTTATGGCGCTATGATTGCAGAAGGTGTTGTCGCATTAGTTTGGGCTGCCGCCGCAATGACAGTATTTGGTGGAATTAAAGAACTTGCCGCTGCCGGAACTCCTGCAGTTGTTGTAAATAAGGCATCTGTTCAATTACTTGGTGTATTTGGAGCATTTCTGGCTGTGCTTGGTGTCGTTGCCTGCCCAATTACGTCAGGAGATACTGCCTTTAGAGGTTCAAGATTAATTATTGCCGATATTTTCAAAATTAAACAGGCTCCAATAAAAAATAGATTTTTAATCGCAATACCTTTATTTATTGTTGGTATTTACTTAACAACTATTGATTTTAACATTATCTGGAGATACTTCGCATGGGCAAATCAAACTTTGGCGGCAGTTTCATTATGGACTGCGACAGTATGGCTTGTTAAAAAGGAAAAACCTTTCTTATTCGCATTAATTCCTTCAATGTTTATGACAATGGTTGTTACAACTTACATAATAATCGCTCCAGAAGGATTTGTAAGATTTTTCAAGAATGTGCCTGTTCACACTATTGAATTTTATGGTATTTTAATTGCAAGCATAGTTACAATCATCTGTACAGCATTATTATTTAACTATAAACATCATTTGCATGGAAAATCTCATCACGCCGGGCATTTAAACGTTGCAAAATAA
- the tuf gene encoding elongation factor Tu, producing the protein MAKAKFERSKPHVNVGTIGHVDHGKTTTTAAISKVLAEKGLAEKVDFENIDQAPEERERGITINTAHIEYETEKRHYAHVDCPGHADYVKNMITGAAQMDGAILVVSAADGPMPQTREHILLARQVGVPYIVVYLNKVDMVDDEELLELVEMEVRELLTEYGFPGDDVPVIKGSSLGALNGEAQWVERIMELMDAVDDYIPTPERPVDQAFLMPIEDVFTITGRGTVVTGRVERGVINVGEEVEIVGIKPTTKTTVTGVEMFRKLLDSGQAGDNIGALLRGTKKEEVERGQVLAKPGTINPHTGFKSEVYVLTKDEGGRHTPFFTGYKPQFYFRTTDITGEVNLPEGVEMVMPGDNIEMTVELIHPIAMEEGLRFAIREGGRTVASGVVATITK; encoded by the coding sequence ATGGCAAAAGCTAAATTCGAGAGAAGCAAACCACACGTAAACGTAGGGACAATAGGTCACGTTGACCACGGGAAAACAACAACGACAGCGGCAATTTCAAAAGTATTGGCTGAAAAAGGGCTAGCTGAAAAAGTTGACTTTGAAAACATCGACCAAGCCCCTGAAGAAAGAGAAAGAGGGATTACAATCAACACAGCCCACATTGAGTATGAAACAGAAAAAAGACACTATGCCCATGTTGACTGTCCAGGCCATGCCGATTATGTAAAAAACATGATTACAGGAGCGGCTCAAATGGATGGAGCAATCCTAGTAGTATCAGCGGCTGACGGTCCAATGCCTCAAACAAGAGAGCATATCCTTCTTGCAAGACAGGTTGGAGTACCTTACATCGTAGTTTACTTGAACAAAGTTGACATGGTAGATGACGAAGAATTATTAGAACTAGTAGAAATGGAAGTAAGAGAATTACTTACAGAATACGGATTCCCAGGGGACGATGTACCAGTAATCAAAGGGTCTTCATTAGGAGCATTAAATGGAGAAGCTCAATGGGTAGAAAGAATCATGGAATTAATGGATGCGGTTGATGACTACATTCCAACACCAGAAAGACCAGTAGACCAAGCATTCCTAATGCCAATTGAAGACGTGTTCACAATCACAGGAAGAGGAACAGTTGTAACAGGAAGAGTAGAAAGAGGAGTAATCAACGTTGGTGAAGAAGTAGAGATTGTAGGAATCAAGCCAACAACAAAAACTACTGTAACAGGAGTAGAAATGTTCAGAAAATTATTGGATTCAGGACAAGCTGGAGACAACATTGGAGCATTGTTAAGAGGAACTAAGAAAGAAGAAGTGGAAAGAGGACAAGTACTTGCAAAACCAGGAACAATCAATCCACATACAGGATTCAAGTCAGAAGTATACGTATTGACAAAAGATGAAGGAGGAAGACATACACCATTCTTTACAGGATACAAACCGCAATTCTACTTCAGAACGACTGACATTACAGGAGAAGTAAACTTGCCAGAAGGTGTAGAAATGGTAATGCCTGGGGACAACATTGAAATGACAGTAGAATTAATTCACCCAATCGCAATGGAAGAAGGATTAAGATTTGCGATAAGAGAAGGTGGAAGAACAGTAGCTTCAGGAGTAGTAGCAACTATTACTAAATAG
- the rpsJ gene encoding 30S ribosomal protein S10, translating to MDKIRIYLQSYDHKLLDQSAKKIAEVAKKNGSELAGPLPLPTKTKKYTVLRSVHVNKDSREQFEMRIHRRFVEIKNSNQQIVNALASLNLPSGVGVEIKQS from the coding sequence TTGGATAAAATAAGAATATATTTACAATCTTATGATCACAAACTGTTGGATCAATCTGCTAAAAAAATTGCAGAAGTAGCTAAGAAAAATGGTTCAGAATTAGCAGGACCACTTCCTTTACCTACAAAAACTAAAAAATATACAGTTTTAAGATCAGTTCACGTAAATAAAGATTCAAGAGAACAATTTGAAATGAGAATTCACAGAAGATTTGTAGAAATCAAAAATTCAAATCAACAAATCGTAAATGCATTAGCATCATTAAACTTACCATCAGGTGTGGGAGTTGAAATTAAGCAATCATAA
- a CDS encoding N-acetylmuramoyl-L-alanine amidase → MIKGIKKMLYVATAGLMMAAPLNAAGNNNELICIDPGHQVRGNSALEEIAPGSSTRKPKVSSGTRGVATKKYEYQLTLEVGLKLRDALKNKGYKVFMVRETNDVDISNKERAIKTNNAGCSLYIRLHADGINNSSTQGASVLTSSPKNPYTKSVQKSSDKFSRDILSEYVKATGAKNRGVSYRDDLTGTNWSKVTNTLIEFGFMSNPEEDRKMSTPEYQEKMVTGMINGIEKYLREK, encoded by the coding sequence ATGATAAAAGGAATAAAAAAAATGTTATATGTGGCGACAGCAGGTTTGATGATGGCGGCTCCATTAAATGCGGCCGGGAATAATAATGAGCTAATTTGTATTGATCCAGGACATCAGGTTAGAGGAAATTCAGCTTTGGAAGAAATTGCGCCAGGCTCATCCACAAGAAAGCCAAAAGTTTCATCGGGAACAAGAGGAGTAGCAACAAAAAAATATGAATATCAGCTTACGCTGGAAGTTGGGCTAAAATTAAGAGATGCTTTAAAAAATAAAGGGTATAAAGTGTTTATGGTGCGTGAAACAAACGATGTGGATATTAGTAATAAAGAACGTGCAATCAAGACAAACAACGCAGGATGTTCATTATACATAAGACTTCATGCTGATGGAATTAATAATTCCTCAACACAGGGAGCTTCAGTTTTGACTTCTTCACCAAAAAATCCATACACAAAAAGTGTCCAAAAATCCAGCGACAAATTTTCACGTGACATATTATCAGAATATGTAAAAGCGACAGGAGCCAAAAATCGTGGAGTATCCTATCGTGACGACTTAACAGGAACAAACTGGTCCAAAGTTACAAATACGCTGATTGAATTTGGATTTATGTCAAATCCAGAAGAAGACAGAAAAATGTCAACACCAGAATATCAGGAAAAAATGGTAACAGGAATGATAAATGGTATTGAAAAATATTTAAGAGAAAAATAA
- a CDS encoding tetratricopeptide repeat protein: MEILISVLIVVIGIVILIIMNFRNRKKMDEFDDFSREMQEREKRKRNVREIEKYEAEERASFSESAYDENRISSESVPKQNGEKANIDKFGVKIVSLDDIVTEDYGKDFIEYDKKESEEYQENIRTANIFIMSGFFGEARDRIAESLKFSQRANYELGKYYYYCEKDNQSAVNALNLAYNSGIKEAMYYIGLIEEESGNYEIAKGWYVAGAENGEINSIIRLGKIAEEKKDYEEAESIYLKIADTKNAELIYNLVRIYFKQNKREKILEWQEKLLNEKQIMGLNSEIIKNIEFMLGNEKDRKYAELINQGNELLEKRDKGNAQKRFLEAAQYNERAYLSLAKSYYVAGNGEKAKDMYEKAYSLGVKEAAYELGKYFDIVEENEKEAEKWYKIGQEMGDAKSIYKLGILYECSKEFGKSEEKTYTLYEKAANMKYAPAISDMMYYNNRHENGNKSKDWAFKVLNETGLIELGREVIRNAQDFLEEMGEYTGDKISEKNYEIEYDNDLIYFIEKNSKGRNIKEETYERKKSNFWMIFGIIIFILRLIIKCSEY, translated from the coding sequence ATGGAAATATTAATATCGGTATTAATCGTAGTTATTGGAATTGTAATTTTGATAATAATGAATTTTAGAAATCGTAAAAAAATGGATGAATTTGATGACTTTTCGAGAGAAATGCAGGAAAGGGAAAAAAGAAAAAGAAATGTTCGTGAAATTGAAAAATATGAAGCTGAAGAAAGAGCGAGTTTTAGCGAAAGTGCTTATGATGAAAATAGAATTTCTTCGGAAAGTGTGCCTAAACAAAATGGAGAAAAAGCGAATATAGATAAATTTGGCGTGAAGATAGTTTCGTTGGATGATATTGTTACAGAAGATTATGGGAAAGATTTTATAGAATATGATAAAAAGGAAAGCGAGGAATATCAAGAAAATATTAGAACAGCGAATATATTTATAATGTCAGGATTTTTTGGAGAAGCAAGGGATAGAATAGCTGAATCCTTGAAATTCAGCCAAAGAGCAAATTACGAGCTTGGAAAGTATTACTATTATTGCGAGAAAGATAACCAAAGCGCTGTAAACGCGTTAAATTTGGCATACAATTCAGGAATAAAGGAGGCTATGTATTACATAGGGCTGATTGAAGAAGAATCGGGAAATTATGAAATTGCAAAAGGCTGGTATGTGGCAGGTGCGGAAAATGGCGAAATTAATTCAATAATTAGGCTAGGAAAAATTGCTGAAGAAAAGAAGGATTATGAAGAAGCTGAAAGTATTTATTTAAAAATTGCTGATACAAAAAATGCTGAATTAATATACAATCTTGTAAGAATTTACTTTAAGCAGAATAAAAGAGAAAAAATACTAGAATGGCAGGAAAAATTGTTAAATGAAAAGCAAATTATGGGATTGAATTCTGAAATAATCAAGAATATTGAATTTATGCTTGGAAATGAAAAAGACAGAAAATACGCAGAACTGATTAATCAGGGAAATGAACTTTTGGAAAAGAGAGATAAGGGAAATGCTCAAAAACGGTTTCTTGAAGCGGCACAATATAATGAAAGAGCATATTTGTCGCTTGCAAAATCATATTATGTTGCAGGCAATGGAGAAAAAGCCAAAGATATGTATGAAAAGGCTTATTCTCTAGGAGTGAAAGAGGCGGCTTATGAACTGGGGAAATATTTTGATATAGTTGAAGAAAATGAGAAAGAAGCTGAAAAATGGTATAAAATTGGGCAGGAAATGGGAGATGCAAAATCTATTTATAAACTTGGGATACTTTATGAATGTAGTAAGGAATTTGGAAAAAGTGAAGAGAAAACATACACGCTATATGAAAAAGCCGCTAATATGAAATATGCTCCTGCAATTAGCGATATGATGTATTACAATAATAGACATGAAAATGGGAACAAATCAAAGGACTGGGCATTTAAAGTATTAAATGAAACAGGATTGATTGAACTTGGGAGAGAAGTAATAAGAAATGCACAGGATTTTCTGGAAGAAATGGGGGAATATACGGGTGATAAAATTTCAGAAAAAAATTATGAAATTGAATACGATAACGATTTGATATATTTTATAGAAAAAAATTCTAAAGGCAGAAATATAAAGGAAGAAACTTATGAAAGAAAAAAGTCAAATTTCTGGATGATATTTGGAATTATAATTTTTATACTGCGGCTGATTATAAAATGTTCGGAGTATTAA
- a CDS encoding phosphatase PAP2 family protein, which produces MLNFIQNIDIFIIKQFYNFQHSLNSKLLSNILIFFTNLGNHGLVWIAITLFLLSSKKYRKIGYLAIISLIINAIIVNVILKNLTHRARPFTEISDIILLVKAPKDFSFPSGHTSASFTMVYIFYKHLKKYFPAVLITSIIIAFSRLYLTVHFPSDVLAGLLIGLFAGFLGEKVFNRKNNLMKS; this is translated from the coding sequence ATGTTAAACTTTATACAAAATATTGATATTTTTATTATTAAACAATTTTACAATTTTCAACACAGCTTAAATTCAAAACTCCTAAGCAACATACTAATATTTTTTACCAACTTAGGAAATCACGGATTAGTATGGATTGCAATAACATTATTTCTGCTTTCTAGCAAAAAATATCGAAAAATCGGATATTTAGCCATAATTTCATTGATTATAAATGCAATTATTGTAAATGTCATTTTGAAAAACCTTACACATAGAGCAAGACCCTTTACAGAAATATCTGACATTATTCTTTTAGTCAAAGCCCCAAAGGATTTTTCTTTTCCTTCAGGACATACCTCAGCATCTTTTACAATGGTATATATTTTTTACAAACATTTAAAAAAATACTTTCCAGCTGTACTGATAACAAGCATTATTATCGCCTTTTCAAGGCTATACTTAACTGTACATTTTCCAAGTGATGTTTTGGCTGGATTGCTTATTGGACTATTTGCAGGGTTTTTGGGGGAGAAAGTTTTTAATAGGAAAAATAATTTGATGAAAAGTTAG
- the fusA gene encoding elongation factor G gives MARKVALKDTRNIGIMAHIDAGKTTTTERILFYTGVNHKIGEVHEGAATMDYMEQEQERGITITSAATTAFWNGHRINIIDTPGHVDFTVEVERSLRVLDGAVAVFSAVDGVQPQSETVWRQADKYNVPRMAFFNKMDRVGADFNMCVNDIKEKLGGNGVPIQLPIGAEDNFEGIIDLVTMKEYLFKDETMGADYEVVDIRAELLDDAQAAREHMIESVVETDDELMEKYFGGEEISEEEIKKALRAATIEGTVVPVLCGTAFKNKGIQPLLDAVVAYMPSPLDINGGKINGTDPKTEEPIQREMGDDAPFSALVSKIITDPFVGRLSFFRVYSGVLEKGSYVLNSTKGKKERMGRLLQMHANKREELDAVYSGDIAAAVGLKDTTTGDTLCAENAPIILEKMEFPDTVIQIAVEPKTKADQEKMGTALAKLAEEDPTFKVSTNQETGQTLISGMGELHLEIIVDRMKREFKVEANVGKPQVAYRETINGLADIEEKYAKQSGGRGQYGHVKMKVEANHGKGYEFINEITGGAIPREYIPAVDKGIQEALEAGVVAGYPVQDIKVTLYDGSYHEVDSSEMAFKIAGSMAVKKGLRAANPVLLEPIFKVEVTTPEEYMGDVIGDLNSRRGQVSGMTDRNNAKIINAEVPLSQMFGYATDLRSKTQGRASYSMEFEKYVEVPKNIAQQVIDERQGK, from the coding sequence ATGGCAAGAAAAGTTGCTTTAAAAGATACTAGAAACATTGGTATCATGGCACATATAGACGCCGGAAAAACAACTACTACTGAAAGAATTTTATTTTATACAGGAGTAAACCATAAAATCGGAGAAGTTCACGAAGGAGCTGCTACGATGGACTATATGGAACAAGAACAAGAAAGAGGAATCACAATTACATCAGCTGCGACAACAGCATTCTGGAATGGACATAGAATTAACATAATAGATACACCAGGCCACGTTGACTTTACAGTTGAGGTAGAAAGATCATTAAGAGTATTGGATGGAGCGGTTGCAGTATTCTCAGCAGTTGACGGAGTGCAACCTCAATCAGAAACAGTTTGGAGACAAGCTGACAAATACAACGTACCAAGAATGGCTTTCTTTAACAAAATGGATAGAGTCGGAGCAGACTTTAACATGTGTGTAAACGACATCAAAGAAAAATTAGGTGGAAATGGTGTACCAATCCAATTGCCAATTGGTGCAGAAGATAATTTTGAAGGAATTATCGACTTGGTAACGATGAAAGAATACCTATTTAAAGATGAAACTATGGGAGCAGATTATGAAGTTGTTGATATTAGGGCAGAATTGTTAGATGATGCTCAAGCGGCAAGAGAACACATGATTGAATCTGTAGTTGAAACTGATGATGAATTGATGGAAAAATACTTTGGAGGAGAAGAAATCTCTGAAGAAGAAATCAAAAAAGCGTTAAGAGCTGCAACAATCGAAGGAACTGTTGTACCTGTATTATGTGGAACAGCATTCAAAAATAAAGGGATTCAACCATTGCTTGATGCAGTAGTTGCCTACATGCCATCACCACTAGACATTAACGGTGGAAAAATTAATGGAACTGATCCTAAAACCGAAGAGCCTATTCAAAGAGAAATGGGAGATGATGCTCCATTCTCAGCATTGGTGTCTAAAATTATTACAGATCCATTTGTTGGAAGATTATCATTTTTTAGAGTTTATTCAGGAGTATTAGAAAAAGGATCTTATGTATTAAACTCAACTAAAGGCAAAAAAGAAAGAATGGGAAGATTGCTTCAAATGCACGCTAACAAAAGAGAAGAACTTGATGCAGTTTACTCAGGAGATATAGCTGCGGCAGTTGGATTAAAAGATACTACAACAGGAGATACATTGTGTGCTGAAAATGCCCCAATTATCCTTGAAAAAATGGAATTCCCTGATACAGTTATCCAAATCGCAGTTGAACCAAAAACTAAAGCCGATCAGGAAAAAATGGGAACAGCTCTTGCAAAACTTGCAGAAGAAGATCCTACATTTAAAGTGTCAACTAACCAGGAAACTGGACAAACATTGATTTCAGGAATGGGAGAATTGCACTTGGAAATCATCGTAGACAGAATGAAACGTGAATTCAAAGTGGAAGCAAATGTTGGTAAACCACAAGTTGCTTATAGAGAAACAATCAATGGATTAGCAGATATTGAAGAAAAATATGCAAAACAATCTGGAGGACGTGGACAATACGGACATGTTAAGATGAAAGTTGAAGCTAATCACGGAAAAGGTTACGAATTTATTAATGAAATTACTGGAGGAGCTATTCCAAGAGAATATATTCCAGCAGTAGATAAAGGTATTCAAGAAGCGTTAGAAGCAGGAGTTGTCGCAGGATACCCTGTTCAAGATATAAAAGTTACGTTGTATGATGGATCTTACCATGAGGTCGATTCATCAGAAATGGCATTTAAAATAGCAGGTTCAATGGCAGTTAAAAAAGGACTTAGAGCCGCTAATCCGGTATTGTTGGAACCAATCTTCAAAGTAGAAGTTACTACTCCAGAAGAATACATGGGAGACGTAATCGGAGATTTGAACTCAAGACGTGGACAAGTTTCAGGAATGACTGACAGAAATAATGCAAAAATTATTAATGCAGAAGTACCTTTATCACAAATGTTCGGTTATGCAACTGACTTGAGATCAAAAACACAAGGAAGAGCATCTTACTCAATGGAATTTGAAAAATATGTAGAAGTTCCAAAAAACATTGCTCAACAAGTAATTGATGAAAGACAAGGAAAGTAA
- the rpsG gene encoding 30S ribosomal protein S7 translates to MSRRRRAERRDVLPDSQFNDKVVTKFINGLMKDGKKSLAEHIFYSALQQITEETQEEGIEVFRRAMENVRPQLEVRSRRIGGATYQVPVEVRKERQQTLAIRWLVRYTRERKEYGMVAKLKKELIAAANNEGGSIKKKEDTYKMAEANRAFAHYKW, encoded by the coding sequence GTGTCAAGAAGAAGAAGAGCGGAAAGAAGAGATGTATTACCAGATTCTCAATTTAACGATAAAGTAGTAACTAAATTCATTAACGGATTAATGAAAGATGGGAAAAAATCATTAGCTGAGCATATTTTTTATTCAGCGTTACAGCAAATAACTGAAGAAACTCAAGAAGAAGGAATTGAAGTTTTCAGAAGAGCAATGGAAAATGTAAGACCTCAATTAGAAGTAAGATCTAGAAGAATCGGAGGGGCAACTTACCAAGTACCAGTTGAAGTAAGAAAAGAAAGACAGCAAACTTTAGCAATTAGATGGCTAGTTAGATATACAAGAGAAAGAAAAGAATACGGAATGGTTGCTAAACTTAAAAAAGAATTAATTGCAGCTGCCAATAATGAAGGTGGATCAATTAAGAAAAAAGAAGATACATATAAAATGGCTGAAGCAAATAGAGCGTTTGCACATTACAAATGGTAA
- the fic gene encoding protein adenylyltransferase Fic has translation MANNKYSWENESDKILKRLVSQDDEEFLSKKRAKELFDNGILKKIQVGTFEGLKEIHRYLFQECYGTAGKIREHDIRKGDTVFCRAMYLEDNLKTVSKMPENNFEEIIEKYVEMNIMHPFYEGNRRAIRIWLDQMLIKRLGMCVNWQNISRNDYLSAMKRSVVNALELKMLLKENLTEDVESRDVFMNGINQSYEYENMRKYNVKELEVSNELGKLANKKGD, from the coding sequence ATGGCAAATAATAAATACAGCTGGGAAAACGAAAGTGACAAAATTTTAAAAAGGTTAGTTTCACAAGATGATGAAGAATTTTTGAGTAAAAAAAGGGCAAAAGAGTTATTTGATAATGGGATATTGAAAAAAATTCAAGTGGGAACTTTTGAAGGATTGAAGGAAATACATCGGTATTTGTTTCAAGAATGTTATGGAACTGCAGGAAAAATACGGGAACATGATATTCGGAAAGGCGATACTGTATTTTGTCGTGCGATGTATCTTGAAGATAATTTAAAGACAGTTTCTAAAATGCCTGAAAATAATTTTGAGGAAATAATTGAAAAATATGTTGAGATGAATATAATGCATCCGTTTTATGAAGGAAATAGGAGAGCTATTAGAATTTGGCTGGATCAGATGTTGATAAAAAGGCTTGGAATGTGTGTGAATTGGCAAAATATTAGTAGAAATGATTATTTATCGGCAATGAAAAGAAGTGTGGTTAATGCTTTGGAACTAAAGATGCTTTTGAAGGAAAATTTGACGGAAGATGTGGAAAGTAGAGATGTATTCATGAATGGGATTAATCAGTCTTATGAATATGAAAATATGAGGAAATATAATGTGAAGGAACTGGAAGTTTCAAATGAATTAGGAAAATTAGCGAATAAAAAAGGAGATTAA